A part of Eriocheir sinensis breed Jianghai 21 chromosome 51, ASM2467909v1, whole genome shotgun sequence genomic DNA contains:
- the LOC126982527 gene encoding uncharacterized protein LOC126982527 isoform X17 produces the protein MKTKVVNEMFPKARSKDIRRAVLGTCVVLAADGGASGGARPRKVTITLCRRRGCWRALSSRGVAVFAFPEASGPTSLTAPLDLEYLFRCSGKPDAEATQVKICVAYRRGATRKARVSLEEFLEALLDGGRPGSFFLYIYDDKVGLQLASQQFQGLPTTWPLEQKPGKGKMAMHTDGNTDAAYNEWKLYLEKVFAVEDDEENTDNDEDTYNEWKVYLEKVFAVEDHEEHTDNDEDTYNEWKDYLEKVFSVEDDVGDTDNDDGTHSEGKGLPNKLSAVEEDDFDEAAHEVRDACDVAAGEEEQVSDVPAAEEEPACDVPAAEEEQASDVAAAEQVQASDVPAAEQVEASDVPAAEEEQASDVAAAEQVQASDVPAAEQVQASDVPAAEEEQASDVAAAEQMQASDVPAAEEEQACDVAATEEEQAPDVAATQEEAPQHAEASRGGTSATDREVSPQGQAPAPVTVPAAPATASLAYRSLTVPQRFISRLAGPSDRQLEDLRRSHGVSIVRVRRTLHIKGERDAVLRCHRHMRDEIAEWRRREAAEAE, from the exons ATGAAGACAAAAGTAGTGAACGAGATGTTCCCTAAAGCCCGCAGCAAAGACATCCGACGCGCCGTGCTCGGCACCTGCGTCGTGCTGGCCGCCGACGGCGGCGCCAGCGGTGGGGCGCGGCCCCGCAAGGTGACCATCACCCTTTGCCGGCGTCGGGGGTGCTGGCGAGCCCTCAGCTCGCGGGGGGTGGCCGTCTTCGCCTTCCCGGAGGCGTCTGGCCCCACCTCCCTCACTGCCccgctggacctggagtacctcttcaggtgcagcgggaaaccagacgccgaagccacgcaggtcaagatctgtgtggcgtaccgccgcggtgcaactcgcaaggcccgcgttagcctcgaagagttcctggaggcGCTGCTGGATGGAGGCCGACCTGGCAGCTTCTTCCTGTACATCTACGATGACAAGGTCGGTCTTCAGCTGGCCAGTCAGCAATTCCAGGGCCTTCCCACAACATGGCCACTGGAACAGAAGCCCGGCAAGGGAAAGATGGCCATGCATACTGATGGAAACACTGACGCCGCCTACAACGAATGGAAGCTTTACctggaaaag gtgtttgcggtggaagacgatgaagagaacaccgacaacgatgaagacacctacaacgaatggaaagtttacctggaaaaggtgtttgcggtggaagatcaTGAAGAACACACCgacaatgatgaagacacctacaacgaatggaaggATTATCTAGAGAAGGTGTTTTCGGTGGAAGATGACGTAGGAGACACCGACAATGACGATGGCACCCACAGTGAAGGGAAAGGTCTCCCGAATAAGCTGTCTGCAGTGGAAGAAGATGACTTTGACGAAGCGGCGCACGAGGTTAGGGATGCCTGTGATGTCGCTGCCGGAGAAGAAGAGCAAgtctctgatgttcctgccgcagaagaggagccAGCCtgtgatgttcctgccgcagaagaggagcaaGCTTCTGATGTTGCTGCCGCAGAACAGGtgcaagcctctgatgttcctgccgcagaacaggtggaagcctctgatgttcctgccgcagaagaggagcaaGCTTCTGATGTTGCTGCCGCAGAACAGGtgcaagcctctgatgttcctgccgcagaacaggtgcaagcctctgatgttcctgccgcagaagaggagcaaGCCTCTGATGTTGCTGCCGCAGAACAGAtgcaagcctctgatgttcctgccgcagaagaggagcaaGCCTGTGATGTCGCTGCAACAGAAGAGGAGCAAGCCCCTGATGTCGCTGCGACACAAGAGGAGGCACCCCAGCACGCAGAAGCCTCTCGGGGCGGTACAAGTGCCACAGACAGGGAGGTTTCCCCTCAGGGCCAGGCCCCAGCACCAGTGaccgtccctgccgcccccgccacAGCGTCCCTCGCCTACCGCAGCCTCACCGTGCCTCAGAGATTCATCTCCCGCCTCGCAGGACCCAGTGACCGCCAGCTGGAGGACCTGCGGCGGAGCCACGGCGTCAGCATCGTGCGGGTCAGGCGAACCCTGCACATCAAGGGCGAGAGGGACGCCGTCCTGCGGTGCCACCGCCACATGCGAGAcgagatcgccgagtggcggaggcgCGAGGCCGCTGAGGCTGAGTAA
- the LOC126982527 gene encoding histone-lysine N-methyltransferase SETD1B-like isoform X13, whose protein sequence is MKTKVVNEMFPKARSKDIRRAVLGTCVVLAADGGASGGARPRKVTITLCRRRGCWRALSSRGVAVFAFPEASGPTSLTAPLDLEYLFRCSGKPDAEATQVKICVAYRRGATRKARVSLEEFLEALLDGGRPGSFFLYIYDDKVGLQLASQQFQGLPTTWPLEQKPGKGKMAMHTDGNTDAAYNEWKLYLEKVFAVEDDEENTDNDEDTHNEQKVYLEKVFAVEDDEENTDNDEDTYNEWKVYLEKVFAVEDHEEHTDNDEDTYNEWKDYLEKVFSVEDDVGDTDNDDGTHSEGKGLPNKLSAVEEDDFDEAAHEVRDACDVAAGEEEQVSDVPAAEEEPACDVPAAEEEQASDVAAAEQVQASDVPAAEQVEASDVPAAEEEQASDVAAAEQVQASDVPAAEQVQASDVPAAEEEQASDVAAAEQMQASDVPAAEEEQACDVAATEEEQAPDVAATQEEAPQHAEASRGGTSATDREVSPQGQAPAPVTVPAAPATASLAYRSLTVPQRFISRLAGPSDRQLEDLRRSHGVSIVRVRRTLHIKGERDAVLRCHRHMRDEIAEWRRREAAEAE, encoded by the exons ATGAAGACAAAAGTAGTGAACGAGATGTTCCCTAAAGCCCGCAGCAAAGACATCCGACGCGCCGTGCTCGGCACCTGCGTCGTGCTGGCCGCCGACGGCGGCGCCAGCGGTGGGGCGCGGCCCCGCAAGGTGACCATCACCCTTTGCCGGCGTCGGGGGTGCTGGCGAGCCCTCAGCTCGCGGGGGGTGGCCGTCTTCGCCTTCCCGGAGGCGTCTGGCCCCACCTCCCTCACTGCCccgctggacctggagtacctcttcaggtgcagcgggaaaccagacgccgaagccacgcaggtcaagatctgtgtggcgtaccgccgcggtgcaactcgcaaggcccgcgttagcctcgaagagttcctggaggcGCTGCTGGATGGAGGCCGACCTGGCAGCTTCTTCCTGTACATCTACGATGACAAGGTCGGTCTTCAGCTGGCCAGTCAGCAATTCCAGGGCCTTCCCACAACATGGCCACTGGAACAGAAGCCCGGCAAGGGAAAGATGGCCATGCATACTGATGGAAACACTGACGCCGCCTACAACGAATGGAAGCTTTACctggaaaaggtgtttgcggtggaagacgatgaagagaacaCCGACAACGATGAAGACACCCACAACGAACAGAAAGTTTACctggaaaag gtgtttgcggtggaagacgatgaagagaacaccgacaacgatgaagacacctacaacgaatggaaagtttacctggaaaaggtgtttgcggtggaagatcaTGAAGAACACACCgacaatgatgaagacacctacaacgaatggaaggATTATCTAGAGAAGGTGTTTTCGGTGGAAGATGACGTAGGAGACACCGACAATGACGATGGCACCCACAGTGAAGGGAAAGGTCTCCCGAATAAGCTGTCTGCAGTGGAAGAAGATGACTTTGACGAAGCGGCGCACGAGGTTAGGGATGCCTGTGATGTCGCTGCCGGAGAAGAAGAGCAAgtctctgatgttcctgccgcagaagaggagccAGCCtgtgatgttcctgccgcagaagaggagcaaGCTTCTGATGTTGCTGCCGCAGAACAGGtgcaagcctctgatgttcctgccgcagaacaggtggaagcctctgatgttcctgccgcagaagaggagcaaGCTTCTGATGTTGCTGCCGCAGAACAGGtgcaagcctctgatgttcctgccgcagaacaggtgcaagcctctgatgttcctgccgcagaagaggagcaaGCCTCTGATGTTGCTGCCGCAGAACAGAtgcaagcctctgatgttcctgccgcagaagaggagcaaGCCTGTGATGTCGCTGCAACAGAAGAGGAGCAAGCCCCTGATGTCGCTGCGACACAAGAGGAGGCACCCCAGCACGCAGAAGCCTCTCGGGGCGGTACAAGTGCCACAGACAGGGAGGTTTCCCCTCAGGGCCAGGCCCCAGCACCAGTGaccgtccctgccgcccccgccacAGCGTCCCTCGCCTACCGCAGCCTCACCGTGCCTCAGAGATTCATCTCCCGCCTCGCAGGACCCAGTGACCGCCAGCTGGAGGACCTGCGGCGGAGCCACGGCGTCAGCATCGTGCGGGTCAGGCGAACCCTGCACATCAAGGGCGAGAGGGACGCCGTCCTGCGGTGCCACCGCCACATGCGAGAcgagatcgccgagtggcggaggcgCGAGGCCGCTGAGGCTGAGTAA
- the LOC126982527 gene encoding clumping factor A-like isoform X10, which produces MKTKVVNEMFPKARSKDIRRAVLGTCVVLAADGGASGGARPRKVTITLCRRRGCWRALSSRGVAVFAFPEASGPTSLTAPLDLEYLFRCSGKPDAEATQVKICVAYRRGATRKARVSLEEFLEALLDGGRPGSFFLYIYDDKVGLQLASQQFQGLPTTWPLEQKPGKGKMAMHTDGNTDAAYNEWKLYLEKVFAVEDDEENTDNDEDTHNEQKVYLEKVFAVEDDEENTDNDEDTHNEQKVYLEKVFAVEDDEENTDNDEENTDNDEDTYNEWKVYLEKVFAVEDDEENTDNDEDTYNEWKVYLEKVFAVEDHEEHTDNDEDTYNEWKDYLEKVFSVEDDVGDTDNDDGTHSEGKGLPNKLSAVEEDDFDEAAHEVRDACDVAAGEEEQVSDVPAAEEEPACDVPAAEEEQASDVAAAEQVQASDVPAAEEEQASDVAAAEQMQASDVPAAEEEQACDVAATEEEQAPDVAATQEEAPQHAEASRGGTSATDREVSPQGQAPAPVTVPAAPATASLAYRSLTVPQRFISRLAGPSDRQLEDLRRSHGVSIVRVRRTLHIKGERDAVLRCHRHMRDEIAEWRRREAAEAE; this is translated from the exons ATGAAGACAAAAGTAGTGAACGAGATGTTCCCTAAAGCCCGCAGCAAAGACATCCGACGCGCCGTGCTCGGCACCTGCGTCGTGCTGGCCGCCGACGGCGGCGCCAGCGGTGGGGCGCGGCCCCGCAAGGTGACCATCACCCTTTGCCGGCGTCGGGGGTGCTGGCGAGCCCTCAGCTCGCGGGGGGTGGCCGTCTTCGCCTTCCCGGAGGCGTCTGGCCCCACCTCCCTCACTGCCccgctggacctggagtacctcttcaggtgcagcgggaaaccagacgccgaagccacgcaggtcaagatctgtgtggcgtaccgccgcggtgcaactcgcaaggcccgcgttagcctcgaagagttcctggaggcGCTGCTGGATGGAGGCCGACCTGGCAGCTTCTTCCTGTACATCTACGATGACAAGGTCGGTCTTCAGCTGGCCAGTCAGCAATTCCAGGGCCTTCCCACAACATGGCCACTGGAACAGAAGCCCGGCAAGGGAAAGATGGCCATGCATACTGATGGAAACACTGACGCCGCCTACAACGAATGGAAGCTTTACctggaaaaggtgtttgcggtggaagacgatgaagagaacaCCGACAACGATGAAGACACCCACAACGAACAGAAAGTTTACctggaaaaggtgtttgcggtggaagacgatgaagagaacaCCGACAACGATGAAGACACCCACAACGAACAGAAAGTTTACctggaaaaggtgtttgcggtggaagacgatgaagagaacaCCGACAACGATGAAGAGAACACCGACAacgatgaagacacctacaacgaatggaaagtttacctggaaaaggtgtttgcggtggaagacgatgaagagaacaccgacaacgatgaagacacctacaacgaatggaaagtttacctggaaaaggtgtttgcggtggaagatcaTGAAGAACACACCgacaatgatgaagacacctacaacgaatggaaggATTATCTAGAGAAGGTGTTTTCGGTGGAAGATGACGTAGGAGACACCGACAATGACGATGGCACCCACAGTGAAGGGAAAGGTCTCCCGAATAAGCTGTCTGCAGTGGAAGAAGATGACTTTGACGAAGCGGCGCACGAGGTTAGGGATGCCTGTGATGTCGCTGCCGGAGAAGAAGAGCAAgtctctgatgttcctgccgcagaagaggagccAGCCtgtgatgttcctgccgcagaagaggagcaaGCTTCTGATGTTGCTGCCGCAGAACAG gtgcaagcctctgatgttcctgccgcagaagaggagcaaGCCTCTGATGTTGCTGCCGCAGAACAGAtgcaagcctctgatgttcctgccgcagaagaggagcaaGCCTGTGATGTCGCTGCAACAGAAGAGGAGCAAGCCCCTGATGTCGCTGCGACACAAGAGGAGGCACCCCAGCACGCAGAAGCCTCTCGGGGCGGTACAAGTGCCACAGACAGGGAGGTTTCCCCTCAGGGCCAGGCCCCAGCACCAGTGaccgtccctgccgcccccgccacAGCGTCCCTCGCCTACCGCAGCCTCACCGTGCCTCAGAGATTCATCTCCCGCCTCGCAGGACCCAGTGACCGCCAGCTGGAGGACCTGCGGCGGAGCCACGGCGTCAGCATCGTGCGGGTCAGGCGAACCCTGCACATCAAGGGCGAGAGGGACGCCGTCCTGCGGTGCCACCGCCACATGCGAGAcgagatcgccgagtggcggaggcgCGAGGCCGCTGAGGCTGAGTAA
- the LOC126982527 gene encoding germ cell nuclear acidic protein-like isoform X1: protein MKTKVVNEMFPKARSKDIRRAVLGTCVVLAADGGASGGARPRKVTITLCRRRGCWRALSSRGVAVFAFPEASGPTSLTAPLDLEYLFRCSGKPDAEATQVKICVAYRRGATRKARVSLEEFLEALLDGGRPGSFFLYIYDDKVGLQLASQQFQGLPTTWPLEQKPGKGKMAMHTDGNTDAAYNEWKLYLEKVFAVEDDEENTDNDEDTHNEQKVYLEKVFAVEDDEENTDNDEDTHNEQKVYLEKVFAVEDDEENTDNDEENTDNDEDTYNEWKVYLEKVFAVEDDEENTDNDEDTYNEWKVYLEKVFAVEDHEEHTDNDEDTYNEWKDYLEKVFSVEDDVGDTDNDDGTHSEGKGLPNKLSAVEEDDFDEAAHEVRDACDVAAGEEEQVSDVPAAEEEPACDVPAAEEEQASDVAAAEQVQASDVPAAEQVEASDVPAAEEEQASDVAAAEQVQASDVPAAEEEQASDVAAAEQMQASDVPAAEEEQACDVAATEEEQAPDVAATQEEAPQHAEASRGGTSATDREVSPQGQAPAPVTVPAAPATASLAYRSLTVPQRFISRLAGPSDRQLEDLRRSHGVSIVRVRRTLHIKGERDAVLRCHRHMRDEIAEWRRREAAEAE, encoded by the exons ATGAAGACAAAAGTAGTGAACGAGATGTTCCCTAAAGCCCGCAGCAAAGACATCCGACGCGCCGTGCTCGGCACCTGCGTCGTGCTGGCCGCCGACGGCGGCGCCAGCGGTGGGGCGCGGCCCCGCAAGGTGACCATCACCCTTTGCCGGCGTCGGGGGTGCTGGCGAGCCCTCAGCTCGCGGGGGGTGGCCGTCTTCGCCTTCCCGGAGGCGTCTGGCCCCACCTCCCTCACTGCCccgctggacctggagtacctcttcaggtgcagcgggaaaccagacgccgaagccacgcaggtcaagatctgtgtggcgtaccgccgcggtgcaactcgcaaggcccgcgttagcctcgaagagttcctggaggcGCTGCTGGATGGAGGCCGACCTGGCAGCTTCTTCCTGTACATCTACGATGACAAGGTCGGTCTTCAGCTGGCCAGTCAGCAATTCCAGGGCCTTCCCACAACATGGCCACTGGAACAGAAGCCCGGCAAGGGAAAGATGGCCATGCATACTGATGGAAACACTGACGCCGCCTACAACGAATGGAAGCTTTACctggaaaaggtgtttgcggtggaagacgatgaagagaacaCCGACAACGATGAAGACACCCACAACGAACAGAAAGTTTACctggaaaaggtgtttgcggtggaagacgatgaagagaacaCCGACAACGATGAAGACACCCACAACGAACAGAAAGTTTACctggaaaaggtgtttgcggtggaagacgatgaagagaacaCCGACAACGATGAAGAGAACACCGACAacgatgaagacacctacaacgaatggaaagtttacctggaaaaggtgtttgcggtggaagacgatgaagagaacaccgacaacgatgaagacacctacaacgaatggaaagtttacctggaaaaggtgtttgcggtggaagatcaTGAAGAACACACCgacaatgatgaagacacctacaacgaatggaaggATTATCTAGAGAAGGTGTTTTCGGTGGAAGATGACGTAGGAGACACCGACAATGACGATGGCACCCACAGTGAAGGGAAAGGTCTCCCGAATAAGCTGTCTGCAGTGGAAGAAGATGACTTTGACGAAGCGGCGCACGAGGTTAGGGATGCCTGTGATGTCGCTGCCGGAGAAGAAGAGCAAgtctctgatgttcctgccgcagaagaggagccAGCCtgtgatgttcctgccgcagaagaggagcaaGCTTCTGATGTTGCTGCCGCAGAACAGGtgcaagcctctgatgttcctgccgcagaacaggtggaagcctctgatgttcctgccgcagaagaggagcaaGCTTCTGATGTTGCTGCCGCAGAACAG gtgcaagcctctgatgttcctgccgcagaagaggagcaaGCCTCTGATGTTGCTGCCGCAGAACAGAtgcaagcctctgatgttcctgccgcagaagaggagcaaGCCTGTGATGTCGCTGCAACAGAAGAGGAGCAAGCCCCTGATGTCGCTGCGACACAAGAGGAGGCACCCCAGCACGCAGAAGCCTCTCGGGGCGGTACAAGTGCCACAGACAGGGAGGTTTCCCCTCAGGGCCAGGCCCCAGCACCAGTGaccgtccctgccgcccccgccacAGCGTCCCTCGCCTACCGCAGCCTCACCGTGCCTCAGAGATTCATCTCCCGCCTCGCAGGACCCAGTGACCGCCAGCTGGAGGACCTGCGGCGGAGCCACGGCGTCAGCATCGTGCGGGTCAGGCGAACCCTGCACATCAAGGGCGAGAGGGACGCCGTCCTGCGGTGCCACCGCCACATGCGAGAcgagatcgccgagtggcggaggcgCGAGGCCGCTGAGGCTGAGTAA
- the LOC126982527 gene encoding protein starmaker-like isoform X11, with the protein MKTKVVNEMFPKARSKDIRRAVLGTCVVLAADGGASGGARPRKVTITLCRRRGCWRALSSRGVAVFAFPEASGPTSLTAPLDLEYLFRCSGKPDAEATQVKICVAYRRGATRKARVSLEEFLEALLDGGRPGSFFLYIYDDKVGLQLASQQFQGLPTTWPLEQKPGKGKMAMHTDGNTDAAYNEWKLYLEKVFAVEDDEENTDNDEDTHNEQKVYLEKVFAVEDDEENTDNDEDTHNEQKVYLEKVFAVEDDEENTDNDEENTDNDEDTYNEWKVYLEKVFAVEDDEENTDNDEDTYNEWKVYLEKVFAVEDHEEHTDNDEDTYNEWKDYLEKVFSVEDDVGDTDNDDGTHSEGKGLPNKLSAVEEDDFDEAAHEVRDACDVAAGEEEQVSDVPAAEEEPACDVPAAEEEQASDVAAAEQVQASDVPAAEQEQASDVAAAEQVQASDVPAAEQEQACDVAATEEEQAPDVAATQEEAPQHAEASRGGTSATDREVSPQGQAPAPVTVPAAPATASLAYRSLTVPQRFISRLAGPSDRQLEDLRRSHGVSIVRVRRTLHIKGERDAVLRCHRHMRDEIAEWRRREAAEAE; encoded by the exons ATGAAGACAAAAGTAGTGAACGAGATGTTCCCTAAAGCCCGCAGCAAAGACATCCGACGCGCCGTGCTCGGCACCTGCGTCGTGCTGGCCGCCGACGGCGGCGCCAGCGGTGGGGCGCGGCCCCGCAAGGTGACCATCACCCTTTGCCGGCGTCGGGGGTGCTGGCGAGCCCTCAGCTCGCGGGGGGTGGCCGTCTTCGCCTTCCCGGAGGCGTCTGGCCCCACCTCCCTCACTGCCccgctggacctggagtacctcttcaggtgcagcgggaaaccagacgccgaagccacgcaggtcaagatctgtgtggcgtaccgccgcggtgcaactcgcaaggcccgcgttagcctcgaagagttcctggaggcGCTGCTGGATGGAGGCCGACCTGGCAGCTTCTTCCTGTACATCTACGATGACAAGGTCGGTCTTCAGCTGGCCAGTCAGCAATTCCAGGGCCTTCCCACAACATGGCCACTGGAACAGAAGCCCGGCAAGGGAAAGATGGCCATGCATACTGATGGAAACACTGACGCCGCCTACAACGAATGGAAGCTTTACctggaaaaggtgtttgcggtggaagacgatgaagagaacaCCGACAACGATGAAGACACCCACAACGAACAGAAAGTTTACctggaaaaggtgtttgcggtggaagacgatgaagagaacaCCGACAACGATGAAGACACCCACAACGAACAGAAAGTTTACctggaaaaggtgtttgcggtggaagacgatgaagagaacaCCGACAACGATGAAGAGAACACCGACAacgatgaagacacctacaacgaatggaaagtttacctggaaaaggtgtttgcggtggaagacgatgaagagaacaccgacaacgatgaagacacctacaacgaatggaaagtttacctggaaaaggtgtttgcggtggaagatcaTGAAGAACACACCgacaatgatgaagacacctacaacgaatggaaggATTATCTAGAGAAGGTGTTTTCGGTGGAAGATGACGTAGGAGACACCGACAATGACGATGGCACCCACAGTGAAGGGAAAGGTCTCCCGAATAAGCTGTCTGCAGTGGAAGAAGATGACTTTGACGAAGCGGCGCACGAGGTTAGGGATGCCTGTGATGTCGCTGCCGGAGAAGAAGAGCAAgtctctgatgttcctgccgcagaagaggagccAGCCtgtgatgttcctgccgcagaagaggagcaaGCTTCTGATGTTGCTGCCGCAGAACAGGtgcaagcctctgatgttcctgccgcagaacag gagcaaGCTTCTGATGTTGCTGCCGCAGAACAGGtgcaagcctctgatgttcctgccgcagaacag gagcaaGCCTGTGATGTCGCTGCAACAGAAGAGGAGCAAGCCCCTGATGTCGCTGCGACACAAGAGGAGGCACCCCAGCACGCAGAAGCCTCTCGGGGCGGTACAAGTGCCACAGACAGGGAGGTTTCCCCTCAGGGCCAGGCCCCAGCACCAGTGaccgtccctgccgcccccgccacAGCGTCCCTCGCCTACCGCAGCCTCACCGTGCCTCAGAGATTCATCTCCCGCCTCGCAGGACCCAGTGACCGCCAGCTGGAGGACCTGCGGCGGAGCCACGGCGTCAGCATCGTGCGGGTCAGGCGAACCCTGCACATCAAGGGCGAGAGGGACGCCGTCCTGCGGTGCCACCGCCACATGCGAGAcgagatcgccgagtggcggaggcgCGAGGCCGCTGAGGCTGAGTAA
- the LOC126982527 gene encoding clumping factor A-like isoform X7 — protein sequence MKTKVVNEMFPKARSKDIRRAVLGTCVVLAADGGASGGARPRKVTITLCRRRGCWRALSSRGVAVFAFPEASGPTSLTAPLDLEYLFRCSGKPDAEATQVKICVAYRRGATRKARVSLEEFLEALLDGGRPGSFFLYIYDDKVGLQLASQQFQGLPTTWPLEQKPGKGKMAMHTDGNTDAAYNEWKLYLEKVFAVEDDEENTDNDEDTHNEQKVYLEKVFAVEDDEENTDNDEENTDNDEDTYNEWKVYLEKVFAVEDDEENTDNDEDTYNEWKVYLEKVFAVEDHEEHTDNDEDTYNEWKDYLEKVFSVEDDVGDTDNDDGTHSEGKGLPNKLSAVEEDDFDEAAHEVRDACDVAAGEEEQVSDVPAAEEEPACDVPAAEEEQASDVAAAEQVQASDVPAAEQVEASDVPAAEEEQASDVAAAEQVQASDVPAAEQVQASDVPAAEEEQASDVAAAEQMQASDVPAAEEEQACDVAATEEEQAPDVAATQEEAPQHAEASRGGTSATDREVSPQGQAPAPVTVPAAPATASLAYRSLTVPQRFISRLAGPSDRQLEDLRRSHGVSIVRVRRTLHIKGERDAVLRCHRHMRDEIAEWRRREAAEAE from the exons ATGAAGACAAAAGTAGTGAACGAGATGTTCCCTAAAGCCCGCAGCAAAGACATCCGACGCGCCGTGCTCGGCACCTGCGTCGTGCTGGCCGCCGACGGCGGCGCCAGCGGTGGGGCGCGGCCCCGCAAGGTGACCATCACCCTTTGCCGGCGTCGGGGGTGCTGGCGAGCCCTCAGCTCGCGGGGGGTGGCCGTCTTCGCCTTCCCGGAGGCGTCTGGCCCCACCTCCCTCACTGCCccgctggacctggagtacctcttcaggtgcagcgggaaaccagacgccgaagccacgcaggtcaagatctgtgtggcgtaccgccgcggtgcaactcgcaaggcccgcgttagcctcgaagagttcctggaggcGCTGCTGGATGGAGGCCGACCTGGCAGCTTCTTCCTGTACATCTACGATGACAAGGTCGGTCTTCAGCTGGCCAGTCAGCAATTCCAGGGCCTTCCCACAACATGGCCACTGGAACAGAAGCCCGGCAAGGGAAAGATGGCCATGCATACTGATGGAAACACTGACGCCGCCTACAACGAATGGAAGCTTTACctggaaaaggtgtttgcggtggaagacgatgaagagaacaCCGACAACGATGAAGACACCCACAACGAACAGAAAGTTTACctggaaaag gtgtttgcggtggaagacgatgaagagaacaCCGACAACGATGAAGAGAACACCGACAacgatgaagacacctacaacgaatggaaagtttacctggaaaaggtgtttgcggtggaagacgatgaagagaacaccgacaacgatgaagacacctacaacgaatggaaagtttacctggaaaaggtgtttgcggtggaagatcaTGAAGAACACACCgacaatgatgaagacacctacaacgaatggaaggATTATCTAGAGAAGGTGTTTTCGGTGGAAGATGACGTAGGAGACACCGACAATGACGATGGCACCCACAGTGAAGGGAAAGGTCTCCCGAATAAGCTGTCTGCAGTGGAAGAAGATGACTTTGACGAAGCGGCGCACGAGGTTAGGGATGCCTGTGATGTCGCTGCCGGAGAAGAAGAGCAAgtctctgatgttcctgccgcagaagaggagccAGCCtgtgatgttcctgccgcagaagaggagcaaGCTTCTGATGTTGCTGCCGCAGAACAGGtgcaagcctctgatgttcctgccgcagaacaggtggaagcctctgatgttcctgccgcagaagaggagcaaGCTTCTGATGTTGCTGCCGCAGAACAGGtgcaagcctctgatgttcctgccgcagaacaggtgcaagcctctgatgttcctgccgcagaagaggagcaaGCCTCTGATGTTGCTGCCGCAGAACAGAtgcaagcctctgatgttcctgccgcagaagaggagcaaGCCTGTGATGTCGCTGCAACAGAAGAGGAGCAAGCCCCTGATGTCGCTGCGACACAAGAGGAGGCACCCCAGCACGCAGAAGCCTCTCGGGGCGGTACAAGTGCCACAGACAGGGAGGTTTCCCCTCAGGGCCAGGCCCCAGCACCAGTGaccgtccctgccgcccccgccacAGCGTCCCTCGCCTACCGCAGCCTCACCGTGCCTCAGAGATTCATCTCCCGCCTCGCAGGACCCAGTGACCGCCAGCTGGAGGACCTGCGGCGGAGCCACGGCGTCAGCATCGTGCGGGTCAGGCGAACCCTGCACATCAAGGGCGAGAGGGACGCCGTCCTGCGGTGCCACCGCCACATGCGAGAcgagatcgccgagtggcggaggcgCGAGGCCGCTGAGGCTGAGTAA